GACGAGGTCGTAGTGGGGCACGGCAGCACCTTTCACGGTCGGCACGACGACGTGGCCGGGGTTCGGCCACGCCCTTGGGCTCGAACGGGGAAGCCGCCCGCATTGTTCCCGTTCCCCGGTGTGACGCCGAGGTGGGGACCGGAAGGCGAGGTCCCCGCCTCGTGTGGTTCTCGCGGGGTTCGTGGCAATCCACCCCTTTCAGTGACAGCACGTGACGGGTCTTGGACCTAGGGTGGTTGTGTTGTGCGACAGGAGGGGAGAGCCAGCGTGTTCACGAACATCCGACGCCGACTCGGAGTGACCTTGGCGGTGCTGACCGGGGCGGTGTGCGCGTCGGCCGGTCACGCGGCCGGGATGCAGCCCGTCGTCGGCGGCGACTCGGCGTCCATAGAGGACTATCCGTACGCCGTGTACCTCGTCGACGGCCGAGGCAACCAGTACTGCGGCGGCACGGTGATCTCGGAGACCGAGGTCCTCACCGCCGCTCATTGCGCGCTCGCCGTGCGACAGGCCGACATCGGGGTGGTCGTGGGCCGCGAGCGCACGGCTTCGAACCGGGGCACGGAGGTCGGCGTCGACGACGTGTGGGTGGCGCCGGGATACAGCGACCCGCTCTCCGGCGACGACATCGCCGTGCTCACGTTGTCGGAGCCGGTGTCCGCGTCTCCCGCACGGTTGCCGAGGAGCTCCGACGACCACCTGTACGAGCCGGGAACCATGGCCACCGTCGTGGGGTGGGGGCGGCTGTTCGAGAACGGTCCCAAGCCCGGTTCCCTGCGCGCCGCCGAGGTCCCGTTGGTCTCGGACAGCGAGTGCGCGCGGGTGTTCCGCTCGTTCGACGCGGACACGATGGTGTGCGCCGGATACGACTCGGGTGGCATCGACGCCTGCCAGGGCGACTCCGGTGGTCCGTTGCTGGTGGGCGACGTCGTCATCGGCATCGTGTCGTGGGGCGACGGGTGCGCCAAGCCCGAGACGCCCGGTGTCTACACGCGGGTGTCGACCTACACCGACGACATCAGGGCCGACCTGGTACGCAATACGGGTGACTGATCCCGCTGTCTCCCGTCGTCCCGAGCAACTCTCCATCGCCGTCCGCTCCGGCACCGAGCTGACCTCGGCCGAGCTCTACGCGTTGTTGCGGTTGCGGGTGGACGTCTTCGTGGTCGAACAGGAATGCCCGTACCCGGAACTCGACGGAAGGGACCTGCTTCCGGACACCCGTCATGTGTGGGCCACGACGTCCGACGACCGGGTCGCGGGGTGTCTGCGGGTCCTGGCCGAGGAAGGCGGCGTCCAGCGGATCGGGCGGGTGTGCACGGCCCGGTTCGCGCGTGG
The window above is part of the Saccharomonospora glauca K62 genome. Proteins encoded here:
- a CDS encoding S1 family peptidase codes for the protein MFTNIRRRLGVTLAVLTGAVCASAGHAAGMQPVVGGDSASIEDYPYAVYLVDGRGNQYCGGTVISETEVLTAAHCALAVRQADIGVVVGRERTASNRGTEVGVDDVWVAPGYSDPLSGDDIAVLTLSEPVSASPARLPRSSDDHLYEPGTMATVVGWGRLFENGPKPGSLRAAEVPLVSDSECARVFRSFDADTMVCAGYDSGGIDACQGDSGGPLLVGDVVIGIVSWGDGCAKPETPGVYTRVSTYTDDIRADLVRNTGD
- a CDS encoding GNAT family N-acetyltransferase yields the protein MTDPAVSRRPEQLSIAVRSGTELTSAELYALLRLRVDVFVVEQECPYPELDGRDLLPDTRHVWATTSDDRVAGCLRVLAEEGGVQRIGRVCTARFARGTGVGAVLMREALELIGDTESVLDAQTYATGFYERFGFRPEGEEFLEDGIPHVTMRRR